From one Mycobacterium colombiense CECT 3035 genomic stretch:
- a CDS encoding PE-PPE domain-containing protein, translated as MKRAFATALAALLTGSVGGFGPSVASGDPEFPWPPPGPSPVGADATARVVYAVGGARPPGIPWYEYTSRAGSGYFPNAKREIVEYPAGALYGWVPQELFPGPRDKMSVGQAIDQAADSLDQTVRNATEPGAVVALSQGNLALDQEQARLANDPKAPPPDKLQFTTLGDPVGTHAFGASFASGIFKPADTIPFIGYTMPQPVESQYDTNRIVAAYDGFADFPDRPDNLLADLNAVVATTVVHTPAAFTGPGIVPPQNIRTTVNSRGAKTTTYLVPVNHLPLTLGLRYLGWSDNLVNQIDAALQPQIDAGYSRNDNLLTRPVSVDPVNGMDPVGVLSPGERDSIENLFAQIRAVFPPPG; from the coding sequence GTGAAACGAGCATTCGCAACGGCACTCGCGGCGCTGCTGACGGGTTCGGTTGGTGGGTTCGGACCCAGCGTGGCAAGCGGAGACCCGGAGTTCCCCTGGCCGCCGCCGGGCCCGTCGCCAGTGGGTGCCGATGCCACCGCCAGGGTTGTCTACGCAGTCGGCGGTGCACGCCCGCCCGGCATCCCCTGGTACGAGTACACGAGCCGCGCCGGGTCCGGGTACTTTCCGAACGCCAAACGCGAGATCGTCGAGTATCCCGCTGGAGCCCTCTACGGCTGGGTGCCCCAAGAGCTGTTTCCCGGGCCACGAGACAAAATGTCCGTAGGCCAGGCGATCGATCAAGCTGCGGACAGCCTGGATCAGACCGTTCGGAACGCAACCGAGCCGGGTGCCGTTGTCGCTTTGTCGCAAGGAAACCTCGCGCTCGACCAGGAACAGGCGCGGCTGGCCAACGACCCGAAGGCACCACCGCCAGACAAGCTGCAGTTCACGACCCTGGGCGACCCGGTCGGAACCCACGCATTCGGGGCGAGTTTTGCGTCCGGCATCTTCAAACCCGCTGACACCATCCCGTTTATCGGCTACACCATGCCTCAACCGGTCGAAAGCCAGTACGACACCAACAGGATCGTCGCCGCATACGACGGTTTCGCGGATTTCCCCGATAGGCCGGACAACCTGCTGGCCGACCTCAATGCGGTGGTTGCCACGACGGTCGTGCACACCCCTGCGGCGTTCACCGGCCCCGGAATTGTGCCACCGCAGAACATCCGGACGACGGTCAATTCCCGAGGCGCGAAGACGACGACGTATTTGGTTCCGGTGAACCATCTTCCGCTGACGTTGGGGCTGCGCTACCTCGGCTGGTCCGACAACCTGGTAAACCAGATCGATGCGGCATTGCAGCCCCAGATCGATGCGGGGTATTCCCGCAACGACAACCTCCTTACCCGGCCCGTCTCCGTGGATCCGGTCAACGGCATGGATCCGGTAGGCGTCCTGAGCCCCGGCGAACGCGACTCCATCGAAAACCTCTTCGCCCAGATTCGCGCGGTCTTCCCGCCGCCCGGCTGA